Proteins co-encoded in one Solea senegalensis isolate Sse05_10M linkage group LG8, IFAPA_SoseM_1, whole genome shotgun sequence genomic window:
- the st14a gene encoding ST14 transmembrane serine protease matriptase a yields MDYMDSGLRYTPNSDKDWDTSVQFLPASDNKKLEKKKGPGKIGAVIGVVIFAAVVALMAGLLVWHFHFRKDVRIKRMYSGSMRITNQVFEEAYENSNSSEFKALARQVITQLKTIYSKSPQLAKYYVGSTVQAFSEGSVIAYHLSEFNIPSGQEAAVDSAMATVDRLVEKEQRALNRPGNALVLDDVVSAALDTRLVSGSFSRFLKFSEHTRSNYIGQIQSPGFPNSPYSSNTFIQWQLRADPNYVIKLDFDTMNLEDDCRNDFVKIYDSLVAIESRVMEEMCGYYSPSEQLTFLSSGNVMLVTMATNDRENYPGFRAKVSQVRRGTKGTTCGGQLTGQKGTFSSPNFPNYYPPRLTCQWSIEVPAGKSVMLKFKKFLLSEPGQDSSKGCYKDYVEVNGKKLCGEQPDGVLTETSKSNTMSVVFYSDSSYVDRGFDAEFEAIDVKDPCPKQFQCNNQRCIKSELQCDGWNDCGDMSDELKCKCRSDHISCKNGLCKPSFWKCDGIDDCGDGTDELDCGGCKSGQIACRNSKCVSEKNRCDGKDDCGDGSDELDCGRGSADTDTRCSEVTYKCKNNKCISKVNPECDGTRDCEDGSDEENCDCGRSMFKTSRIVGGQDTEEGEFPWQVSLHVKGYSHACGASIISPRWLVTAAHCVQDDGKTRYSQPGTWEAYLGLHTQRKIGGAVVKRNLKQVISHPNYNAYTYDNDIALMELDSPVTYSDYIKPICLPAPQHDFPTGNTVWITGWGATREGGFAASVLQKAQVRIINHSVCDKLMGGQITSRMLCAGVLTGGVDACQGDSGGPLSSPSGSRMFLAGVVSWGDGCARRNKPGIYTTVTKFRGWIKEKTGV; encoded by the exons ATGGATTACATGGATAGTGGACTGAGATACACCCCAAACTCG GACAAAGACTGGGACACGTCTGTCCAGTTCCTGCCAGCCTCTGATAACAAAAAGCTTGAGAAGAAAAAGGGTCCGGGAAAAATTGGGGCTGTGATCGGTGTGGTCATCTTCGCTGCCGTGGTTGCGCTTATGGCTGGACTGCTAGTCTGGCATTTCCACT TCCGTAAAGATGTTCGTATCAAGAGGATGTACAGCGGCTCCATGCGGATCACCAACCAGGTGTTTGAAGAGGCCTATGAGAACTCCAACAGCTCAGAGTTTAAGGCACTGGCAAGGCAGGTGATCACACAG CTCAAAACCATTTACTCCAAGAGTCCACAACTGGCTAAATACTACGTGGGTTCCACAGTTCAAGCTTTCAG TGAAGGAAGCGTAATTGCTTACCACCTCTCTGAGTTCAACATCCCTTCAGGCCAAGAGGCAGCCGTCGACAGCGCCATGGCGACAGTGGACAGGCTCGTGGAAAAAGAGCAGCGTGCGCTGAATAGACCTGGCAACGCTCTGGTCCTTGATGATGTGGTGTCTGCAG CACTGGATACCCGTCTGGTTTCTGGATCGTTCAGCA GATTTTTGAAGTTTTCCGAACACACAAGGTCCAATTACATCGGGCAGATCCAATCCCCCGGCTTCCCCAACAGTCCGTATTCCTCCAACACCTTCATCCAGTGGCAGCTGAGAGCCGACCCAAACTACGTCATCAAGTTGGACTTCGACACCATGAACCTGGAGGACGACTGCAGGAACGATTTTGTCAAAATCTACGACTCCCTGGTGGCCATCGAGAGTCGCGTTATGGAGGA GATGTGTGGATACTATTCACCCAGTGAACAActcacatttctgtcctctggtAACGTCATGCTGGTGACTATGGCCACGAATGATCGAGAAAATTACCCAGGGTTCAGAGCAAAAGTGTCACAAGTCCGCCGTGGAACTAAAG gcaCCACATGCGGTGGTCAGCTAACTGGCCAAAAGGGCACTTTCTCTTCCCCCAATTTTCCAAATTACTATCCTCCTCGTCTCACATGTCAGTGGTCAATTGAG GTCCCTGCTGGCAAGTCAGTGATGTTGAAATTCAAAAAGTTCCTCCTGTCTGAGCCCGGGCAGGACAGCAGCAAAGGCTGTTATAAAGACTACGTGGAGGTCAATGGAAAGAA ATTGTGTGGCGAACAACCTGATGGAGTATTAACAGAAACGAGCAAGTCAAACACAATGTCCGTGGTGTTTTACTCTGATTCCTCCTACGTGGACCGAGGCTTTGACGCCGAGTTTGAGGCCATCGATGTAAAAGACC CTTGTCCAAAGCAGTTCCAGTGCAACAACCAGCGTTGCATTAAATCTGAACTCCAGTGCGACGGCTGGAACGACTGTGGAGACATGAGCGATGagttaaaatgca aGTGCCGCTCGGATCACATCAGTTGTAAAAATGGACTGTGTAAGCCGTCGTTCTGGAAATGTGACGGTATTGATGACTGTGGTGACGGCACAGATGAGCTCGACTGTG GTGGATGCAAATCTGGACAAATCGCTTGTAGGAATAGCAAATGTGTCTCTGAGAAGAATCGCTGTGACGGTAAGGACGACTGTGGGGACGGATCGGACGAGCTCGACTGTGGCAGAG gctctgcagacactgacacacGCTGCAGTGAAGTAAcctataaatgtaaaaacaacaagtgcATCAGCAAAGTGAACCCAGAATGTGACGGCACACGGGACTGCGAGGACGGGTCAGATGAGGAAAACTGCG aCTGCGGGAGGAGCATGTTTAAGACATCGCGTATTGTGGGCGGTCAGGACACAGAAGAAGGGGAGTTTCCCTGGCAGGTCAGCCTCCATGTGAAAGGTTACAGTCATGCGTGTGGAGCTTCCATCATCAGTCCACGCTGGCTGGTCACCGCCGCTCACTGTGTGCAAGATGACGGCAAGACAAG ATACTCTCAGCCCGGCACGTGGGAAGCTTACCTCGGCCTCCACACCCAGCGCAAGATTGGAGGTGCGGTGGTGAAGAGGAACCTCAAGCAGGTCATATCCCACCCCAACTACAACGCATACACTTACGACAACGACATTGCCCTGATGGAGCTCGACAGTCCAGTCACCTACTCTGACTATATCAAGCCCATCTGCTTACCTGCTCCCCAACATGACTTTCCGACTGGTAACACTGTGTGGATCACAGGGTGGGGTGCCACTCGAGAAGGAG GATTTGCTGCATCAGTGCTCCAAAAGGCCCAGGTCCGAATCATTAACCACTCTGTGTGTGATAAACTGATGGGAGGGCAGATCACCTCTCGGATGTTGTGTGCTGGAGTGCTGACCGGAGGAGTCGATGCTTGTCAG GGAGACTCCGGCGGTCCTCTTTCCAGTCCATCCGGCAGTCGCATGTTCCTGGCCGGTGTGGTGAGTTGGGGCGATGGCTGCGCCCGCAGGAACAAACCTGGTATCTACACAACTGTCACCAAATTCCGTGGGTGGATCAAAGAAAAGACGGGAGTTTAG